One genomic region from Actinomycetota bacterium encodes:
- a CDS encoding MBL fold metallo-hydrolase, with translation MTFAPVAPTIYIPPTKIAPGTYVINQVQEALGQPLFVQINSMVILGQEPLIVDTGTPANRKQWLEDVFSLVEPADVRWVFLSHDDVDHTGNLEQVMTACPNATLVCNWAMVERHTNCFNFPIDKCRWVMHDESFSIGDRTLHALRPPVYDSPTTRGLFDPTTGVYWSVDSFATPLTSPEMAVGDLDAEFWQFGMTLFSFGAVSPWLATADHDKFGRTVDAVQNLDLNTIAGCHTPVLEGELIQRALDLTRALPSVPPPPLPDQSVLDQIIAATSQPVA, from the coding sequence ATGACGTTCGCACCGGTCGCCCCGACCATCTACATCCCGCCCACGAAGATCGCGCCGGGTACGTATGTGATCAACCAGGTCCAGGAGGCGCTGGGCCAGCCGCTGTTCGTTCAGATCAACTCGATGGTGATCCTCGGCCAGGAGCCCCTCATCGTGGACACGGGCACCCCGGCCAACCGCAAGCAGTGGCTCGAAGACGTCTTCTCCCTCGTCGAGCCCGCCGACGTCCGCTGGGTCTTCCTGTCCCACGACGACGTCGACCACACCGGCAACCTCGAGCAGGTGATGACGGCCTGCCCGAACGCCACCCTCGTCTGCAACTGGGCCATGGTCGAACGCCACACCAACTGCTTCAACTTCCCCATCGACAAGTGCCGCTGGGTCATGCACGACGAGTCGTTCAGCATCGGCGACCGGACGCTGCACGCGCTGCGGCCGCCGGTCTACGACTCGCCGACGACCCGGGGCCTGTTCGACCCGACCACCGGCGTGTACTGGTCGGTGGACTCGTTCGCCACGCCGCTGACGTCACCCGAGATGGCGGTGGGCGACCTCGACGCCGAGTTCTGGCAGTTCGGCATGACGCTCTTCTCCTTCGGCGCCGTCAGCCCGTGGCTGGCGACAGCGGACCACGACAAGTTCGGCCGTACCGTCGACGCCGTCCAGAACCTCGACCTCAACACCATTGCCGGGTGCCACACGCCTGTCCTCGAGGGCGAGCTCATACAGCGGGCACTCGACCTCACGCGGGCCCTACCCTCGGTCCCGCCGCCCCCGCTCCCCGACCAGTCGGTCCTCGACCAGATCATCGCCGCCACCTCGCAGCCCGTCGCCTGA
- a CDS encoding response regulator transcription factor has product MPMRVVLVDDDARFRSMARRALVDDGVDIVAEVEDGREAVAAVAQWGPDVVLLDLALPGMDGLEVARRLQAEPGGPMVILISSRDLAHGRRLAQGLAAGYVPKDELSLAAILAVTDAGP; this is encoded by the coding sequence ATGCCGATGCGCGTCGTTCTCGTCGACGACGATGCCAGGTTCCGCTCGATGGCCCGCCGCGCCCTGGTGGACGACGGCGTCGACATCGTCGCCGAGGTCGAGGACGGCCGTGAGGCGGTTGCCGCCGTGGCCCAGTGGGGCCCCGACGTGGTCCTGCTCGACCTCGCCCTGCCCGGTATGGACGGGCTCGAGGTGGCTCGGCGGCTTCAGGCGGAGCCTGGGGGGCCCATGGTGATACTGATATCGAGCCGCGACCTGGCCCATGGGCGGCGCCTGGCCCAGGGGTTGGCAGCCGGGTACGTGCCCAAGGACGAACTGTCCCTGGCCGCCATCCTGGCCGTCACCGACGCTGGGCCATGA
- a CDS encoding histidine kinase: MSGRWRLGAAVVTLVTSAALFGLEYDDPDESGSRLFVGVPMAMVGAGLLTSARGSRRLGGAKADEPDSRPPSLVINLGTSGDRETARDALRRALGDPELDIVYPRVGAGGWIDEVGDATGSTGDAGTAFTPIARGGKPVAGLLHDPALLGDPDRLRAAVESASLAIDNERLKAQVHAQLAEVQASRARIVDAGDRELRRVERNLHDGAQQRLVGLALVLRLASRRVGDRAVGDLIAEAAREADDALAELRELARGIHPAIVDDAGIEGAIETLAERPGVPVELHLDVPERLPQPVEVGAYYLVAEALANVNKHAHARRVSVEASVAQGVLQVTVSDDGAGGAVPAPGSGLEGLADRVSALGGELRIDSPRGGGTVVAAAIPLAAPSDTEVERRRLTALKWIGWENWEVPGELYEQITEEDNLMAAKAVLLCAGGNSRLTAREREWLIGYHTAAGSSDRVIELIETYDDSDTVEAMMGAPGMALISGAMVYDALRACCSDGPLTHDELDRLARGAAAMGIAPDAFAALREVVDAELALRSRRYELVTAPVLPGHRRAGGSEGHRSGDGLRGGGDDLVEDRLVGERGRRDRG; encoded by the coding sequence ATGAGCGGTCGGTGGCGCCTGGGGGCGGCGGTCGTCACCCTCGTGACCTCGGCCGCCCTGTTCGGCCTGGAGTACGACGACCCCGACGAGTCGGGCTCCCGGCTCTTCGTCGGGGTGCCCATGGCCATGGTGGGCGCTGGGCTCCTGACCAGTGCCCGCGGGAGCCGACGACTCGGAGGCGCCAAGGCCGACGAGCCCGACAGCCGGCCGCCATCGCTGGTCATCAACCTCGGGACCTCGGGCGACCGCGAGACGGCGCGTGACGCCCTGAGGCGGGCGCTCGGGGACCCCGAGCTGGACATCGTCTACCCCCGGGTGGGCGCCGGAGGCTGGATCGACGAGGTGGGCGACGCCACAGGGTCGACGGGGGACGCGGGGACGGCCTTCACCCCTATCGCCCGGGGCGGTAAGCCGGTGGCCGGGCTCCTCCACGACCCCGCCCTGCTGGGCGACCCCGACCGGCTGCGGGCTGCGGTGGAGTCGGCGTCGTTGGCCATCGACAACGAACGGCTCAAGGCCCAGGTGCACGCCCAGCTCGCGGAGGTCCAGGCGTCGCGTGCCCGGATCGTCGACGCCGGCGACCGTGAGCTGCGGAGGGTGGAACGCAACCTCCATGACGGCGCTCAGCAGCGCCTGGTCGGGCTCGCCCTGGTGCTCCGCCTGGCCAGCCGGAGGGTGGGAGACCGTGCGGTGGGTGACCTGATCGCCGAAGCGGCCAGAGAGGCTGACGACGCGCTAGCAGAGCTGCGTGAGCTGGCCCGGGGGATCCACCCCGCGATCGTCGACGACGCCGGGATCGAGGGTGCCATCGAGACGCTGGCGGAACGGCCGGGGGTGCCCGTCGAGCTGCACCTCGACGTACCGGAGCGACTGCCCCAGCCCGTCGAGGTCGGTGCCTACTACCTCGTCGCCGAGGCCCTGGCCAACGTCAACAAGCACGCCCACGCCCGCCGGGTGAGCGTGGAGGCCAGCGTCGCCCAGGGAGTGCTGCAGGTCACCGTCTCCGACGACGGCGCAGGCGGCGCCGTCCCTGCGCCCGGGTCAGGGCTCGAAGGCCTGGCCGACCGGGTCAGCGCGCTGGGCGGCGAGCTGCGCATCGACAGCCCTCGCGGTGGAGGGACGGTCGTGGCGGCTGCGATCCCCCTGGCCGCGCCTTCGGATACCGAGGTCGAGCGCCGGCGCCTCACCGCCCTCAAGTGGATCGGCTGGGAGAACTGGGAAGTCCCCGGCGAGCTGTACGAGCAGATCACCGAGGAGGACAACCTCATGGCGGCCAAGGCCGTCCTGCTGTGTGCCGGGGGCAACAGCCGGCTCACGGCGCGGGAGCGAGAGTGGCTCATCGGTTACCACACGGCCGCGGGGAGCTCAGACCGCGTGATCGAGTTGATCGAGACCTATGACGACTCCGACACCGTGGAAGCGATGATGGGGGCTCCGGGCATGGCGCTGATCAGTGGCGCCATGGTCTACGACGCGCTCCGCGCCTGTTGCTCGGACGGCCCGCTCACGCACGACGAGCTCGACCGCCTGGCCCGTGGGGCGGCGGCCATGGGAATCGCGCCCGACGCCTTCGCCGCCCTGCGCGAGGTCGTCGACGCCGAGCTAGCCCTCCGCTCCCGCCGGTACGAGCTCGTCACGGCCCCGGTGCTCCCCGGGCACCGCCGCGCCGGAGGCTCGGAGGGTCACCGGTCAGGCGACGGGCTGCGAGGTGGCGGCGATGATCTGGTCGAGGACCGACTGGTCGGGGAGCGGGGGCGGCGGGACCGAGGGTAG